A window of the Citrus sinensis cultivar Valencia sweet orange chromosome 9, DVS_A1.0, whole genome shotgun sequence genome harbors these coding sequences:
- the LOC102609618 gene encoding uncharacterized protein LOC102609618, whose product MASDPSLQPEIGPDGLSREAPVIAYTERKIEEEQLQLRKFIEENYSKIRDVERELANLTMEMKLTAGPKKAALEHLRKKIEMSTERIRVAKQKEEQAQKVWEAASQAVKDEEAMKQKLCEDLNNLVKESSSTQFSRLEELKRRLEALNPSRASAPSPYDGKLMGPAQISLVSDTPALPLSGTGAGVAQNATSNQGDGGNAPVMSGHNQHPTVEGEVKGKKKTHFQGRGKGVGIVPVPKGRGTGAPGWTGAGFDVDGRS is encoded by the exons atggcttCGGATCCTTCGCTTCAACCGGAGATCGGACCTGATGGTCTCTCGCGAGAAGCCCCTGTTATCGCCTACACCGAGAGG aaaattgaagaagagCAGCTTCAGTTGAGAAA AttcattgaagaaaattattctaaaatacGTGATGTTGAAAGAGAGTTGGCAAACCTTACGATGGAGATGAAACTCACTGCTGGGCCAAAAAAAGCAG CACTCGAACacttgagaaagaaaatagaaatgtCAACTGAGAGAATTCGTGTTGCCAAGCAGAAGGAAGAACAAGCACAGAAG GTTTGGGAAGCAGCATCACAGGCTGTGAAGGATGAAGAAGCAATGAAGCAGAAGCTATGTGAAGATCTAAATAATCTG GTTAAAGAAAGCAGTAGCACCCAGTTTTCGAGACTTGAGGAGTTGAAAAGACGACTGGAAGCTTTGAACCCAAGTAGAGCATCTGCCCCTTCTCCTTAT GATGGCAAACTGATGGGACCTGCACAGATCAGTCTAGTTTCAGACACTCCTGCCCTCCCACTGTCAGGAACGGGTGCTGGGGTGGCCCAAAATGCTACATCCAATCAAGGAGACGGTGGAAATGCTCCAGTTATGAGTGGGCACAATCAACATCCTACTGTCGAGGGAGAAgtaaaaggaaagaagaaaacCCACTTTCAGGGACGAGGGAAGGGAGTTGGCATTGTGCCCGTGCCCAAGGGTAGAGGAACTGGAGCACCTGGTTGGACAGGTGCTGGCTTTGATGTGGATGGTAGATCTTAG